The following coding sequences lie in one Treponema socranskii subsp. buccale genomic window:
- the holA gene encoding DNA polymerase III subunit delta has translation MDTPIYLYTGPEFGERNDAVSAVKEAMRKAHGELDEYLFYANETPVSEIVTILQSGSLFTNASCVVVRSAESIKKKEDVGAISAWVKTAGEGTSALILVSDEIAVDAKLEKLVPSAHKKIFWEMFEDRKVPWLINFFRKNGYRIGEEAAEDILDMIENNTQALRSECARFFLLFPKSHEITPQDVEAVLSHNRAESAFTLFAAMASSESASRRLELSLDVLQKIRLSKDSSPVMILAGLASCFRRLALWHALASSGQIDDFTLKTHGFSSKKAKAQYSRASSIWTAGQTAAILAGIASADMEIRSSGALFEDVLLQRVVYETVVKKGASCAAYESAV, from the coding sequence ATGGATACACCGATCTACCTTTACACCGGACCCGAATTCGGCGAACGGAACGATGCTGTTTCCGCCGTAAAAGAGGCGATGCGAAAAGCGCACGGAGAACTCGACGAATACCTTTTTTATGCGAACGAAACGCCCGTTTCGGAGATAGTGACGATTTTGCAGAGCGGCTCCCTCTTTACAAACGCATCGTGCGTCGTCGTACGTTCCGCGGAATCGATCAAAAAAAAGGAAGACGTCGGTGCGATATCCGCATGGGTAAAGACCGCAGGGGAAGGGACGAGCGCGCTCATCCTCGTATCGGATGAAATCGCCGTCGACGCAAAGCTCGAAAAACTTGTGCCTTCCGCGCATAAAAAAATATTTTGGGAAATGTTCGAAGACCGGAAAGTGCCGTGGCTTATAAACTTTTTCCGAAAAAACGGATACCGCATCGGTGAAGAAGCCGCCGAAGATATCCTCGACATGATCGAAAACAATACACAGGCGCTCCGTTCCGAATGCGCGCGATTTTTTTTGCTCTTTCCGAAATCGCACGAAATCACGCCCCAAGACGTCGAAGCGGTGCTTTCGCACAACAGAGCCGAAAGCGCTTTTACGCTCTTCGCGGCGATGGCATCGAGTGAAAGCGCATCGCGAAGGCTCGAACTTTCGCTCGACGTACTGCAAAAAATCCGTCTTTCAAAAGATTCTTCTCCGGTGATGATACTCGCGGGGCTCGCTTCGTGTTTCCGCCGCCTTGCGCTGTGGCACGCGCTCGCGTCGTCGGGACAAATCGACGATTTTACGTTAAAGACGCACGGCTTTTCGAGCAAAAAAGCGAAAGCGCAGTACAGCCGCGCCTCTTCGATTTGGACGGCGGGACAGACTGCGGCGATCCTTGCCGGCATCGCAAGCGCCGACATGGAAATCCGCTCGAGCGGTGCGCTTTTCGAAGACGTTCTTTTGCAGCGCGTCGTCTACGAAACGGTCGTCAAAAAAGGTGCGTCCTGTGCCGCGTATGAAAGCGCGGTGTAA
- the lexA gene encoding transcriptional repressor LexA, with product MKEITDRQKQVLTFIADFAEENSYPPTVREISDHFDVSLRAVQDHIAALQRKGFLSLCRKRSRSIRVLADGELKDPRPYVDKVPLLGTVAAGKPLLAAENLDGYVNLTEPFVRPGKRYFALRVRGQSMIDAGILEGDLAVVEQTSDAENGQIVVAVIDEAITLKRYYKEKNRIRLQPENPAFKAIYSQDVRVVGILSNIVRTY from the coding sequence ATGAAGGAAATTACTGACAGACAAAAACAGGTTTTAACGTTTATCGCCGATTTTGCGGAAGAGAATTCGTATCCGCCGACCGTGCGCGAAATAAGCGATCACTTCGACGTATCGCTGCGCGCCGTGCAGGATCACATAGCGGCTTTACAGCGCAAGGGATTTTTATCGCTGTGTCGAAAACGATCGCGTTCGATCCGCGTGCTTGCCGACGGCGAACTCAAGGATCCACGTCCCTACGTCGACAAAGTGCCGCTTCTCGGAACGGTCGCCGCAGGTAAGCCGCTCCTCGCCGCGGAAAATCTCGACGGCTATGTCAATTTGACCGAACCCTTCGTACGCCCGGGAAAGCGTTATTTTGCCCTTCGCGTGCGCGGACAGAGTATGATCGACGCGGGTATTCTCGAAGGCGATTTGGCGGTCGTCGAGCAGACGTCGGATGCGGAAAACGGACAGATCGTCGTCGCCGTCATCGACGAAGCCATCACTTTAAAACGGTATTACAAAGAAAAGAATCGTATCCGATTGCAGCCGGAAAACCCCGCATTCAAAGCGATCTACAGTCAGGATGTCCGCGTCGTCGGCATCTTATCGAATATCGTCCGCACCTATTGA
- a CDS encoding HPr family phosphocarrier protein: MIEKTLIVKNRAGIHARPAALIAQTANKFNCELTLVLGDTEVNAKSIMGVITMAAGYNTSITLKADGSDEKEAVQAIEALFDSKFAEE, encoded by the coding sequence ATGATTGAAAAAACGCTGATCGTAAAAAATCGTGCAGGCATTCACGCGCGGCCCGCTGCGCTCATCGCGCAGACCGCAAATAAATTCAACTGCGAGCTTACGCTCGTTCTCGGCGACACGGAAGTGAATGCAAAATCGATCATGGGTGTCATCACGATGGCGGCGGGTTACAATACGAGCATCACGCTGAAAGCGGACGGCTCCGACGAAAAGGAAGCGGTGCAGGCGATCGAAGCGCTCTTCGATTCGAAATTTGCGGAAGAATAG
- a CDS encoding C45 family autoproteolytic acyltransferase/hydolase: protein MDEIKGLADGQRSPHEDFYTFLLSMYCFEFSNRCTCFAFEDDEHIVFARNSDFLVKLEKLYMNCMYALDGAYAFNGNTTAFIEMEDGINEYGLAAGLTFVYPVIKNAGLNSGMLVRYILEKCKTTEEAIACIRTLPIASQQTISVIDNTGAMAVIECNCRRIEIIKPTADCNFIAATNGFHSGKMKLYEKHGIDDWRSEERYEVARTALKENRRCFSTELAESILKGRFGFMCQYDRKTGADTVWSVVYDIKHKKIYRAEGNPCRKRFREDARLRFIY, encoded by the coding sequence CTGGATGAGATCAAAGGGCTTGCGGACGGGCAGCGCAGTCCGCATGAAGATTTTTATACGTTTTTGCTGAGTATGTACTGCTTTGAATTTTCCAATCGATGTACATGTTTTGCCTTTGAGGATGACGAGCATATCGTATTTGCACGGAACAGCGATTTCCTTGTCAAACTGGAAAAGCTGTATATGAACTGCATGTATGCGCTCGACGGTGCGTACGCGTTTAATGGAAACACGACCGCGTTTATCGAAATGGAAGACGGAATAAACGAATACGGTTTAGCTGCGGGGCTGACTTTTGTGTATCCTGTCATAAAAAATGCGGGATTGAATTCGGGTATGCTGGTACGCTATATACTCGAAAAATGCAAAACGACGGAAGAAGCGATCGCGTGTATACGGACTTTGCCGATCGCATCTCAACAGACAATTTCCGTTATCGATAATACCGGAGCGATGGCAGTTATAGAATGTAATTGCCGCCGAATCGAAATCATAAAACCGACTGCCGATTGTAATTTTATTGCAGCGACGAACGGTTTCCATTCCGGAAAAATGAAACTGTACGAAAAGCACGGTATCGACGATTGGAGATCGGAAGAGCGCTATGAAGTTGCCCGTACGGCACTGAAAGAAAACCGACGCTGTTTTTCAACCGAATTGGCGGAATCGATTTTAAAAGGGCGCTTCGGATTTATGTGTCAGTATGACAGGAAGACCGGTGCCGATACCGTTTGGTCAGTCGTATACGACATCAAACATAAAAAAATATATCGTGCAGAAGGGAATCCCTGCAGAAAGCGATTCAGAGAGGACGCGCGGTTACGATTTATTTATTAA
- the hprK gene encoding HPr(Ser) kinase/phosphatase — protein MADKKFTVLDLLELDLPGHDALYLTCIAGRRGLPRAMTAPDINRPGLALTGFYESFAYQRVQLFGRGESAYLQKLHAEHNLSSLKEIFEYDIPCCVFSYGIQPPEDFLSIAEEAFCPILQTSLESTEFSSRLIRVLSNTFAPKKTMHGVLVEVYGIGILLVGHSGVGKSETALELIERSHRLVADDIIELRCVNGNILLGQGANRFISHHMEIRGLGIINVSQLYGVGAIRDQKEVQLVVELEDWDPDKVYDRLGTDQKYMDILGVKIPVLEIPVRPGRNLPIIIEAAAMNERLKRMGYNSARDFNQNVLKWIETGEAQTAYNSSDDSY, from the coding sequence ATGGCCGATAAGAAATTCACCGTCCTTGATTTGCTTGAGCTTGACCTGCCCGGGCACGACGCGCTGTATTTGACGTGCATCGCGGGACGGCGCGGTTTGCCCCGCGCGATGACGGCTCCCGACATCAACCGTCCGGGTCTTGCGCTTACCGGTTTTTACGAATCTTTCGCTTATCAGCGCGTACAGCTTTTCGGCCGCGGCGAAAGCGCGTATCTGCAAAAGCTCCACGCCGAACACAATCTCTCATCGCTGAAAGAGATTTTCGAATACGATATTCCTTGCTGCGTTTTTTCGTACGGCATACAGCCGCCGGAAGATTTTCTTTCGATAGCGGAAGAAGCCTTTTGCCCCATTTTACAGACGTCGCTCGAATCGACCGAATTTTCAAGCCGCCTCATTCGCGTTTTATCGAATACCTTCGCGCCGAAAAAAACGATGCACGGCGTCCTCGTCGAAGTGTACGGCATCGGTATACTGCTCGTCGGACACTCCGGTGTCGGTAAAAGCGAAACCGCGCTCGAACTCATAGAACGGAGCCATCGCCTCGTTGCGGACGACATCATCGAACTGCGGTGCGTCAACGGCAATATCCTGCTCGGACAGGGTGCAAATCGATTTATCAGCCACCACATGGAAATACGGGGACTGGGCATTATCAACGTATCGCAGCTCTACGGCGTCGGCGCCATCCGCGATCAAAAAGAAGTGCAGCTCGTCGTCGAACTCGAAGATTGGGATCCCGATAAAGTGTACGACCGCCTCGGCACGGATCAAAAATACATGGATATACTCGGCGTCAAAATTCCCGTTCTCGAAATACCGGTGCGGCCGGGGCGGAACCTGCCGATTATCATCGAAGCTGCGGCGATGAACGAACGCTTAAAGCGCATGGGATACAATTCCGCACGTGACTTCAATCAAAACGTGCTCAAATGGATCGAAACGGGAGAAGCGCAGACTGCATACAACAGCAGCGATGATTCCTATTAA